A part of Desulfobacter sp. genomic DNA contains:
- a CDS encoding radical SAM protein — translation MKKAMLQQRIPKAWAQLKRCRLCPRACGVDRTSGETGICNTGDQAVVYGFMPHHGEEPPLSGSGGSGTIFFTHCNLRCCFCQNEDISIRGDGEPANPEQMARAMVRLQDLGCHNINFVTPTHVVPFILKAVDRALDLGLEIPLVYNTSGYDTAETLALLDGIIDIYLPDFKFWDSEVADMVCDAPDYPEVARQALKIMHRQVGDLKVDGQGIARSGLLVRHLVLPDDLAGTQEIVQFLAQKVSSRTAVNIMSQYRPVGNAFANVKLSRPPTVEEYRRAVELARHQGLFLVD, via the coding sequence ATGAAAAAGGCAATGCTCCAGCAACGCATCCCCAAGGCTTGGGCACAGCTTAAACGTTGCCGGCTCTGCCCCAGGGCCTGCGGAGTGGACAGAACCTCCGGCGAAACAGGCATCTGCAACACGGGCGACCAGGCCGTTGTTTACGGATTCATGCCACACCACGGCGAAGAGCCGCCCCTGTCAGGTTCCGGCGGATCCGGCACCATATTCTTCACCCATTGCAATCTTCGGTGCTGCTTCTGCCAGAACGAAGATATCAGCATCAGGGGAGACGGTGAGCCGGCAAATCCCGAGCAGATGGCCAGGGCCATGGTCCGGCTCCAGGATCTGGGATGCCATAATATTAATTTTGTCACCCCTACCCATGTGGTCCCCTTCATTCTAAAGGCCGTGGACAGGGCCCTGGATCTTGGACTTGAGATCCCCCTGGTTTACAACACGTCGGGATACGATACTGCTGAGACCTTGGCATTGCTGGACGGGATTATTGACATCTACCTGCCGGATTTTAAATTCTGGGATTCAGAAGTGGCGGACATGGTGTGTGATGCGCCGGATTACCCCGAGGTTGCCAGGCAGGCATTGAAAATCATGCACCGCCAGGTCGGCGATCTCAAGGTTGACGGACAAGGTATTGCTCGGTCAGGGCTGCTGGTCCGCCATCTGGTTCTTCCCGATGACCTGGCCGGCACCCAGGAAATTGTTCAATTTCTTGCCCAAAAGGTATCCTCCCGCACCGCCGTGAATATCATGTCCCAGTACAGACCAGTAGGAAATGCCTTTGCCAATGTAAAACTATCCCGCCCCCCGACAGTAGAAGAATATCGACGGGCCGTGGAGTTGGCAAGGCACCAGGGGTTGTTTCTGGTTGATTAG